In Methylacidiphilum infernorum V4, a single window of DNA contains:
- the sixA gene encoding phosphohistidine phosphatase SixA: MDLVLVQNAEALPKEQDPDRPLTAKGIETASQLGKFFKSMGFNPRKIYHSPKERSRQTAEIIGKALSNEVKLQLFKGLLPGDSIADLLKEIKKIGEDSIIVGHEPTLSKLSTRLLVKSKVSSFFQMEPCCCVWLSYDNKHKECLLKGFFRSQALSALEKRINGRTKKSTLQRS; encoded by the coding sequence ATGGATTTAGTCCTTGTACAAAATGCGGAAGCTCTTCCTAAAGAGCAGGATCCGGATCGTCCCCTTACGGCTAAAGGCATTGAAACGGCTTCCCAGTTGGGCAAGTTTTTTAAATCCATGGGTTTCAACCCAAGAAAAATTTATCATTCACCCAAGGAAAGAAGCAGGCAAACCGCCGAGATTATAGGCAAAGCTCTTTCAAACGAAGTCAAGCTCCAGCTTTTTAAAGGTCTTTTACCGGGAGACTCGATTGCCGATCTTCTCAAGGAGATAAAAAAAATAGGGGAAGATTCGATTATCGTTGGCCACGAACCCACCCTTTCGAAGCTTTCAACAAGGCTCTTGGTAAAATCCAAGGTTTCTTCCTTTTTCCAGATGGAACCTTGCTGTTGTGTCTGGTTAAGTTACGATAACAAACACAAGGAATGTCTTCTCAAGGGTTTCTTTAGAAGCCAGGCTTTGTCCGCCCTGGAAAAAAGAATCAATGGGAGAACCAAGAAATCCACCCTCCAGCGGTCCTGA
- a CDS encoding DUF4236 domain-containing protein: MSFRFWKRIRIAPGVTLNLSKPGGSLSFGPCGAKFTIGPRGKRAPVGMPGTGLFYMTMLPSGRAGGRRSASYSTPVVPMVRPEDRLTLDLFKRLITPDDKEALVDGCRELVLCNEEKALEHLEKAVHLAEGAYLAGFLALKQDQMEEAANYLATASDKHSLLGRYFSKYGISASMNRPSQTRYPHTWAQISATCC, translated from the coding sequence ATGAGCTTCCGCTTCTGGAAACGAATCAGGATCGCACCGGGCGTAACCCTAAACCTGAGCAAGCCGGGCGGCTCTCTCTCCTTCGGGCCGTGCGGAGCGAAGTTTACCATCGGTCCGAGGGGCAAGCGGGCCCCGGTGGGCATGCCAGGAACAGGCCTTTTCTACATGACCATGCTTCCGAGCGGGAGGGCAGGTGGCAGGAGAAGCGCGTCCTACTCAACTCCGGTCGTCCCAATGGTCCGTCCGGAAGACCGGCTGACACTGGATCTCTTCAAGCGGCTCATCACGCCGGACGACAAGGAGGCCCTGGTGGACGGGTGCCGAGAGTTGGTCCTTTGCAACGAAGAGAAGGCCCTTGAACACCTCGAGAAAGCCGTCCACCTAGCCGAAGGTGCGTATCTTGCCGGTTTCCTGGCACTCAAGCAGGATCAGATGGAAGAAGCCGCGAACTACCTTGCGACGGCTTCCGATAAGCACAGCCTTCTGGGCCGCTACTTCTCCAAGTACGGCATCTCCGCGAGCATGAACCGCCCATCACAGACGAGGTATCCGCACACGTGGGCCCAGATCTCCGCGACGTGCTGTTGA
- a CDS encoding DUF2188 domain-containing protein: MPRHKTCHVTHRTDGGWNVKVENASRLSSSHNSKAEAIAHAKESAKKKALGEVIIHKQDSTIQTEHPYGKDPYPLEG, translated from the coding sequence ATGCCAAGACATAAGACTTGCCATGTGACTCATCGAACCGACGGCGGCTGGAACGTCAAAGTGGAAAATGCGTCAAGGCTGTCCAGCAGCCACAATTCGAAGGCCGAGGCCATAGCCCATGCCAAGGAATCGGCGAAGAAGAAGGCGCTTGGAGAAGTGATCATTCACAAGCAGGACAGCACGATCCAGACGGAACACCCATACGGCAAGGATCCGTATCCGCTAGAAGGGTAA